A stretch of Lepidochelys kempii isolate rLepKem1 chromosome 14, rLepKem1.hap2, whole genome shotgun sequence DNA encodes these proteins:
- the LOC140898208 gene encoding uncharacterized protein isoform X3: MQENYENVISLAEEIAISWPRITAFAESHRRRGLVSDDGMVSENEEEDAQQGGLEKVDTQGTMPGKSKGSAPQSADVGKAGEGPQKVEGQPRKPSGKRQGKSAHRGFKKFHQRSLLGHSRCHDCGKSLGFGSGFNKRPRLRSAEKPYKCNECGKCFRLSSTLITHQRRHASEKPYKCADCGKSFSVGSAFIQHQRVHTGGVKPCQCNVCGKSFSASTSLVKHQKLHLEEKPYKCDECGKGFNWNSHLERHRRIHTGEKPYTCPECGKSFSWSSHLDRHRRTHLGGEKACKCTDCGRCDGSNGTKPQRGAGGAAAAEKPYQCPECGKGFNKSATLAKHRRSHAGDKPYKCEQCGKSFGLSASLLQHQRSHAAGKPYQCGDCGKSFAWSSHLDRHRRIHMGEKPYRCEDCGKSFSQSSHLERHQRVHLGSEQPCQCTDCGKSFLASAKRRRVLSGERPCKCTDCGKSFLWGSRARPAPVAERTHKCTECGKSFTYRAENVKHQGTQTGEKPYTCPECGKSFGQNSALVKHRRMHTGEKPYKCGDCGKSFSVRSNLIKHQRTHLGEKPYKCPDCGKGFIQKSDLTKHRRMHTGEKPYKCNVCGKCFSVSSNLIKHQRIHLGEKPYQCSECGKSFIQRSELTIHQRVHTGEKPYKCPECGKCFSRSSHLNRHQRTHGGDKPSLLSTSKNSVSAAASNPLQASSAFSSASFSSPLGTSSTPLPALPSFPSSPSPISIPALSNNPLDLPWALSFPSRAFPHPSFPSPAPSGAPAPSLIN, translated from the exons CGGAGGAGATTGCGATCAGCTGGCCCCGGATAACCGCGTTTGCCGAGTCACACAGGAGGAGAGGATTGGTCTCTG ATGatgggatggtgagtgagaatgaggaggaggatgCTCAGCAGGGAGGCCTTGAGAAGGTGGACACCCAGGGGACAATGCCGGGCAAGTCGAAGGGGAGTGCTCCCCAGAGCGCTGATGTGGGGAAGGCTGGCGAGGGCCCGCAGAAGGTGGAAGGGCAGCCAAGGAAACCTTCAGGCAAGAGGCAGGGAAAATCCGCTCACCGTGGCTTCAAGAAGTTCCACCAGAGGAGCCTGCTGGGGCACAGCCGGTGCCATGACTGCGGCAAGAGCCTGGGCTTCGGCTCGGGCTTCAACAAGCGCCCGCGGTTGCGCAGTGCCGAGAAGCCCTACAAGTGCAACGAGTGTGGCAAGTGCTTCCGGCTCAGCTCCACCCTCATCACCCACCAGCGCCGCCACGCCAGCGAGAAGCCCTACAAGTGCGCCGACTGCGGCAAGAGCTTCAGCGTGGGCTCAGCCTTCATCCAGCACCAGCGGGTCCACACTGGTGGCGTCAAGCCCTGCCAGTGCAACGTCTGCGGCAAAAGCTTCAGTGCCAGCACCAGCCTGGTCAAGCACCAgaagctgcacctggaggagaagcCTTACAAGTGCGACGAGTGCGGCAAGGGCTTCAACTGGAACTCACACCTGGAGCGCCACCGGCGCATCCACACCGGCGAGAAGCCCTACACCTGCCCcgagtgtgggaagagcttcagttGGAGCTCCCACTTGGACCGCCACCGTCGCACCCACCTGGGTGGGGAGAAGGCCTGCAAGTGCACTGATTGCGGTCGCTGCGACGGCTCCAACGGCACCAAGCCCCAGCGTGGAGCAGGAGGAGCTGCCGCTGCCGAAAAACCCTACCAGTGCCCTGAATGTGGCAAGGGCTTCAACAAGAGCGCCACGTTGGCCAAGCACCGGCGTTCCCATGCGGGTGACAAGCCCTACAAGTGCGAGCAGTGCGGCAAGAGCTTCGGGCTGAGCGCCTCTCTGCTGCAGCACCAGCGGAGCCATGCAGCCGGCAAGCCCTACCAGTGCGGTGACTGCGGCAAGAGCTTCGCCTGGAGCTCCCACCTGGACCGGCACCGGCGCATCCACATGGGCGAGAAGCCCTACCGCTGTGAGGACTGCGGCAAGAGCTTCTCACAGAGCTCCCACCTGGAACGGCACCAGCGGGTGCACCTGGGCTCGGAGCAGCCCTGCCAGTGCACTGACTGCGGGAAGAGCTTCCTGGCCAGCGCCAAGCGGCGCCGCGTGCTGAGCGGGGAGCGTCCCTGCAAGTGCACTGACTGCGGGAAGAGCTTCCTGTGGGGCTCCCGCGCCAGGCCTGCCCCCGTGGCGGAGAGGACCCACAAGTGCACggagtgcgggaagagcttcaccTACCGGGCAGAGAATGTCAAGCACCAGGGCACGCAGACGGGCGAGAAGCCCTACACCTGCCCCGAGTGCGGCAAGAGCTTTGGGCAGAACTCGGCCCTGGTGAAGCACCGGCGCATGCACACCGGCGAGAAGCCCTACAAgtgcggggactgcgggaagagcttcagcgTCCGCTCCAACCTCATCAAGCACCAGCGCACCCACCTGGGCGAGAAGCCCTACAAGTGCCCCGACTGCGGGAAGGGCTTCATCCAGAAGTCGGACCTGACCAAGCACCGGCGCATGCACACCGGGGAGAAGCCCTACAAGTGCAACGTCTGTGGGAAGTGCTTCAGCGTCAGCTCCAACCTCATAAAGCACCAGCGCATCCACCTGGGCGAGAAGCCCTACCAGTGCTCCGAGTGCGGCAAGAGCTTCATCCAGCGCTCAGAGCTCACCATCCACCAGCGCGTGCACACCGGCGAGAAGCCCTACAAGTGCCCCGAGTGCGGGAAGTGCTTCAGCCGCAGCTCCCACCTCAACCGGCACCAGCGCACCCACGGCGGCGACAAACCCTCACTGCTCTCCACCTCCAAGAACTCCGTCTCTGCCGCTGCCAGCAACCCCCtgcaggcctcctccgccttctcctctgcctccttctCGTCCCCACTGGgcacctcctccacccccctccccgccctgccctctttcccttcctctccctcgCCCATTTCCATCCCCGCCCTCTCCAACAACCCGCTGGATCTGCCCTGGGCCCTGTCCTTCCCATCCCGCGccttcccccacccttccttcCCCTCGCCTGCTCCATCTGGGGCCCCGGCCCCGTCACTAATAAACTAA
- the LOC140898208 gene encoding uncharacterized protein isoform X1 — protein MQENYENVISLAEEIAISWPRITAFAESHRRRGLVSVSFPRPRELLDSLVVPADDGMVSENEEEDAQQGGLEKVDTQGTMPGKSKGSAPQSADVGKAGEGPQKVEGQPRKPSGKRQGKSAHRGFKKFHQRSLLGHSRCHDCGKSLGFGSGFNKRPRLRSAEKPYKCNECGKCFRLSSTLITHQRRHASEKPYKCADCGKSFSVGSAFIQHQRVHTGGVKPCQCNVCGKSFSASTSLVKHQKLHLEEKPYKCDECGKGFNWNSHLERHRRIHTGEKPYTCPECGKSFSWSSHLDRHRRTHLGGEKACKCTDCGRCDGSNGTKPQRGAGGAAAAEKPYQCPECGKGFNKSATLAKHRRSHAGDKPYKCEQCGKSFGLSASLLQHQRSHAAGKPYQCGDCGKSFAWSSHLDRHRRIHMGEKPYRCEDCGKSFSQSSHLERHQRVHLGSEQPCQCTDCGKSFLASAKRRRVLSGERPCKCTDCGKSFLWGSRARPAPVAERTHKCTECGKSFTYRAENVKHQGTQTGEKPYTCPECGKSFGQNSALVKHRRMHTGEKPYKCGDCGKSFSVRSNLIKHQRTHLGEKPYKCPDCGKGFIQKSDLTKHRRMHTGEKPYKCNVCGKCFSVSSNLIKHQRIHLGEKPYQCSECGKSFIQRSELTIHQRVHTGEKPYKCPECGKCFSRSSHLNRHQRTHGGDKPSLLSTSKNSVSAAASNPLQASSAFSSASFSSPLGTSSTPLPALPSFPSSPSPISIPALSNNPLDLPWALSFPSRAFPHPSFPSPAPSGAPAPSLIN, from the exons CGGAGGAGATTGCGATCAGCTGGCCCCGGATAACCGCGTTTGCCGAGTCACACAGGAGGAGAGGATTGGTCTCTG TTTCCTTTCCTAGACCCAGGGAGTTACTGGATTCTCTCGTTGTTCCAGCAGATGatgggatggtgagtgagaatgaggaggaggatgCTCAGCAGGGAGGCCTTGAGAAGGTGGACACCCAGGGGACAATGCCGGGCAAGTCGAAGGGGAGTGCTCCCCAGAGCGCTGATGTGGGGAAGGCTGGCGAGGGCCCGCAGAAGGTGGAAGGGCAGCCAAGGAAACCTTCAGGCAAGAGGCAGGGAAAATCCGCTCACCGTGGCTTCAAGAAGTTCCACCAGAGGAGCCTGCTGGGGCACAGCCGGTGCCATGACTGCGGCAAGAGCCTGGGCTTCGGCTCGGGCTTCAACAAGCGCCCGCGGTTGCGCAGTGCCGAGAAGCCCTACAAGTGCAACGAGTGTGGCAAGTGCTTCCGGCTCAGCTCCACCCTCATCACCCACCAGCGCCGCCACGCCAGCGAGAAGCCCTACAAGTGCGCCGACTGCGGCAAGAGCTTCAGCGTGGGCTCAGCCTTCATCCAGCACCAGCGGGTCCACACTGGTGGCGTCAAGCCCTGCCAGTGCAACGTCTGCGGCAAAAGCTTCAGTGCCAGCACCAGCCTGGTCAAGCACCAgaagctgcacctggaggagaagcCTTACAAGTGCGACGAGTGCGGCAAGGGCTTCAACTGGAACTCACACCTGGAGCGCCACCGGCGCATCCACACCGGCGAGAAGCCCTACACCTGCCCcgagtgtgggaagagcttcagttGGAGCTCCCACTTGGACCGCCACCGTCGCACCCACCTGGGTGGGGAGAAGGCCTGCAAGTGCACTGATTGCGGTCGCTGCGACGGCTCCAACGGCACCAAGCCCCAGCGTGGAGCAGGAGGAGCTGCCGCTGCCGAAAAACCCTACCAGTGCCCTGAATGTGGCAAGGGCTTCAACAAGAGCGCCACGTTGGCCAAGCACCGGCGTTCCCATGCGGGTGACAAGCCCTACAAGTGCGAGCAGTGCGGCAAGAGCTTCGGGCTGAGCGCCTCTCTGCTGCAGCACCAGCGGAGCCATGCAGCCGGCAAGCCCTACCAGTGCGGTGACTGCGGCAAGAGCTTCGCCTGGAGCTCCCACCTGGACCGGCACCGGCGCATCCACATGGGCGAGAAGCCCTACCGCTGTGAGGACTGCGGCAAGAGCTTCTCACAGAGCTCCCACCTGGAACGGCACCAGCGGGTGCACCTGGGCTCGGAGCAGCCCTGCCAGTGCACTGACTGCGGGAAGAGCTTCCTGGCCAGCGCCAAGCGGCGCCGCGTGCTGAGCGGGGAGCGTCCCTGCAAGTGCACTGACTGCGGGAAGAGCTTCCTGTGGGGCTCCCGCGCCAGGCCTGCCCCCGTGGCGGAGAGGACCCACAAGTGCACggagtgcgggaagagcttcaccTACCGGGCAGAGAATGTCAAGCACCAGGGCACGCAGACGGGCGAGAAGCCCTACACCTGCCCCGAGTGCGGCAAGAGCTTTGGGCAGAACTCGGCCCTGGTGAAGCACCGGCGCATGCACACCGGCGAGAAGCCCTACAAgtgcggggactgcgggaagagcttcagcgTCCGCTCCAACCTCATCAAGCACCAGCGCACCCACCTGGGCGAGAAGCCCTACAAGTGCCCCGACTGCGGGAAGGGCTTCATCCAGAAGTCGGACCTGACCAAGCACCGGCGCATGCACACCGGGGAGAAGCCCTACAAGTGCAACGTCTGTGGGAAGTGCTTCAGCGTCAGCTCCAACCTCATAAAGCACCAGCGCATCCACCTGGGCGAGAAGCCCTACCAGTGCTCCGAGTGCGGCAAGAGCTTCATCCAGCGCTCAGAGCTCACCATCCACCAGCGCGTGCACACCGGCGAGAAGCCCTACAAGTGCCCCGAGTGCGGGAAGTGCTTCAGCCGCAGCTCCCACCTCAACCGGCACCAGCGCACCCACGGCGGCGACAAACCCTCACTGCTCTCCACCTCCAAGAACTCCGTCTCTGCCGCTGCCAGCAACCCCCtgcaggcctcctccgccttctcctctgcctccttctCGTCCCCACTGGgcacctcctccacccccctccccgccctgccctctttcccttcctctccctcgCCCATTTCCATCCCCGCCCTCTCCAACAACCCGCTGGATCTGCCCTGGGCCCTGTCCTTCCCATCCCGCGccttcccccacccttccttcCCCTCGCCTGCTCCATCTGGGGCCCCGGCCCCGTCACTAATAAACTAA
- the LOC140898208 gene encoding uncharacterized protein isoform X2, whose product MQENYENVISLAEEIAISWPRITAFAESHRRRGLVSADDGMVSENEEEDAQQGGLEKVDTQGTMPGKSKGSAPQSADVGKAGEGPQKVEGQPRKPSGKRQGKSAHRGFKKFHQRSLLGHSRCHDCGKSLGFGSGFNKRPRLRSAEKPYKCNECGKCFRLSSTLITHQRRHASEKPYKCADCGKSFSVGSAFIQHQRVHTGGVKPCQCNVCGKSFSASTSLVKHQKLHLEEKPYKCDECGKGFNWNSHLERHRRIHTGEKPYTCPECGKSFSWSSHLDRHRRTHLGGEKACKCTDCGRCDGSNGTKPQRGAGGAAAAEKPYQCPECGKGFNKSATLAKHRRSHAGDKPYKCEQCGKSFGLSASLLQHQRSHAAGKPYQCGDCGKSFAWSSHLDRHRRIHMGEKPYRCEDCGKSFSQSSHLERHQRVHLGSEQPCQCTDCGKSFLASAKRRRVLSGERPCKCTDCGKSFLWGSRARPAPVAERTHKCTECGKSFTYRAENVKHQGTQTGEKPYTCPECGKSFGQNSALVKHRRMHTGEKPYKCGDCGKSFSVRSNLIKHQRTHLGEKPYKCPDCGKGFIQKSDLTKHRRMHTGEKPYKCNVCGKCFSVSSNLIKHQRIHLGEKPYQCSECGKSFIQRSELTIHQRVHTGEKPYKCPECGKCFSRSSHLNRHQRTHGGDKPSLLSTSKNSVSAAASNPLQASSAFSSASFSSPLGTSSTPLPALPSFPSSPSPISIPALSNNPLDLPWALSFPSRAFPHPSFPSPAPSGAPAPSLIN is encoded by the exons CGGAGGAGATTGCGATCAGCTGGCCCCGGATAACCGCGTTTGCCGAGTCACACAGGAGGAGAGGATTGGTCTCTG CAGATGatgggatggtgagtgagaatgaggaggaggatgCTCAGCAGGGAGGCCTTGAGAAGGTGGACACCCAGGGGACAATGCCGGGCAAGTCGAAGGGGAGTGCTCCCCAGAGCGCTGATGTGGGGAAGGCTGGCGAGGGCCCGCAGAAGGTGGAAGGGCAGCCAAGGAAACCTTCAGGCAAGAGGCAGGGAAAATCCGCTCACCGTGGCTTCAAGAAGTTCCACCAGAGGAGCCTGCTGGGGCACAGCCGGTGCCATGACTGCGGCAAGAGCCTGGGCTTCGGCTCGGGCTTCAACAAGCGCCCGCGGTTGCGCAGTGCCGAGAAGCCCTACAAGTGCAACGAGTGTGGCAAGTGCTTCCGGCTCAGCTCCACCCTCATCACCCACCAGCGCCGCCACGCCAGCGAGAAGCCCTACAAGTGCGCCGACTGCGGCAAGAGCTTCAGCGTGGGCTCAGCCTTCATCCAGCACCAGCGGGTCCACACTGGTGGCGTCAAGCCCTGCCAGTGCAACGTCTGCGGCAAAAGCTTCAGTGCCAGCACCAGCCTGGTCAAGCACCAgaagctgcacctggaggagaagcCTTACAAGTGCGACGAGTGCGGCAAGGGCTTCAACTGGAACTCACACCTGGAGCGCCACCGGCGCATCCACACCGGCGAGAAGCCCTACACCTGCCCcgagtgtgggaagagcttcagttGGAGCTCCCACTTGGACCGCCACCGTCGCACCCACCTGGGTGGGGAGAAGGCCTGCAAGTGCACTGATTGCGGTCGCTGCGACGGCTCCAACGGCACCAAGCCCCAGCGTGGAGCAGGAGGAGCTGCCGCTGCCGAAAAACCCTACCAGTGCCCTGAATGTGGCAAGGGCTTCAACAAGAGCGCCACGTTGGCCAAGCACCGGCGTTCCCATGCGGGTGACAAGCCCTACAAGTGCGAGCAGTGCGGCAAGAGCTTCGGGCTGAGCGCCTCTCTGCTGCAGCACCAGCGGAGCCATGCAGCCGGCAAGCCCTACCAGTGCGGTGACTGCGGCAAGAGCTTCGCCTGGAGCTCCCACCTGGACCGGCACCGGCGCATCCACATGGGCGAGAAGCCCTACCGCTGTGAGGACTGCGGCAAGAGCTTCTCACAGAGCTCCCACCTGGAACGGCACCAGCGGGTGCACCTGGGCTCGGAGCAGCCCTGCCAGTGCACTGACTGCGGGAAGAGCTTCCTGGCCAGCGCCAAGCGGCGCCGCGTGCTGAGCGGGGAGCGTCCCTGCAAGTGCACTGACTGCGGGAAGAGCTTCCTGTGGGGCTCCCGCGCCAGGCCTGCCCCCGTGGCGGAGAGGACCCACAAGTGCACggagtgcgggaagagcttcaccTACCGGGCAGAGAATGTCAAGCACCAGGGCACGCAGACGGGCGAGAAGCCCTACACCTGCCCCGAGTGCGGCAAGAGCTTTGGGCAGAACTCGGCCCTGGTGAAGCACCGGCGCATGCACACCGGCGAGAAGCCCTACAAgtgcggggactgcgggaagagcttcagcgTCCGCTCCAACCTCATCAAGCACCAGCGCACCCACCTGGGCGAGAAGCCCTACAAGTGCCCCGACTGCGGGAAGGGCTTCATCCAGAAGTCGGACCTGACCAAGCACCGGCGCATGCACACCGGGGAGAAGCCCTACAAGTGCAACGTCTGTGGGAAGTGCTTCAGCGTCAGCTCCAACCTCATAAAGCACCAGCGCATCCACCTGGGCGAGAAGCCCTACCAGTGCTCCGAGTGCGGCAAGAGCTTCATCCAGCGCTCAGAGCTCACCATCCACCAGCGCGTGCACACCGGCGAGAAGCCCTACAAGTGCCCCGAGTGCGGGAAGTGCTTCAGCCGCAGCTCCCACCTCAACCGGCACCAGCGCACCCACGGCGGCGACAAACCCTCACTGCTCTCCACCTCCAAGAACTCCGTCTCTGCCGCTGCCAGCAACCCCCtgcaggcctcctccgccttctcctctgcctccttctCGTCCCCACTGGgcacctcctccacccccctccccgccctgccctctttcccttcctctccctcgCCCATTTCCATCCCCGCCCTCTCCAACAACCCGCTGGATCTGCCCTGGGCCCTGTCCTTCCCATCCCGCGccttcccccacccttccttcCCCTCGCCTGCTCCATCTGGGGCCCCGGCCCCGTCACTAATAAACTAA
- the LOC140898208 gene encoding uncharacterized protein isoform X4 produces the protein MQENYENVISLVSFPRPRELLDSLVVPADDGMVSENEEEDAQQGGLEKVDTQGTMPGKSKGSAPQSADVGKAGEGPQKVEGQPRKPSGKRQGKSAHRGFKKFHQRSLLGHSRCHDCGKSLGFGSGFNKRPRLRSAEKPYKCNECGKCFRLSSTLITHQRRHASEKPYKCADCGKSFSVGSAFIQHQRVHTGGVKPCQCNVCGKSFSASTSLVKHQKLHLEEKPYKCDECGKGFNWNSHLERHRRIHTGEKPYTCPECGKSFSWSSHLDRHRRTHLGGEKACKCTDCGRCDGSNGTKPQRGAGGAAAAEKPYQCPECGKGFNKSATLAKHRRSHAGDKPYKCEQCGKSFGLSASLLQHQRSHAAGKPYQCGDCGKSFAWSSHLDRHRRIHMGEKPYRCEDCGKSFSQSSHLERHQRVHLGSEQPCQCTDCGKSFLASAKRRRVLSGERPCKCTDCGKSFLWGSRARPAPVAERTHKCTECGKSFTYRAENVKHQGTQTGEKPYTCPECGKSFGQNSALVKHRRMHTGEKPYKCGDCGKSFSVRSNLIKHQRTHLGEKPYKCPDCGKGFIQKSDLTKHRRMHTGEKPYKCNVCGKCFSVSSNLIKHQRIHLGEKPYQCSECGKSFIQRSELTIHQRVHTGEKPYKCPECGKCFSRSSHLNRHQRTHGGDKPSLLSTSKNSVSAAASNPLQASSAFSSASFSSPLGTSSTPLPALPSFPSSPSPISIPALSNNPLDLPWALSFPSRAFPHPSFPSPAPSGAPAPSLIN, from the coding sequence TTTCCTTTCCTAGACCCAGGGAGTTACTGGATTCTCTCGTTGTTCCAGCAGATGatgggatggtgagtgagaatgaggaggaggatgCTCAGCAGGGAGGCCTTGAGAAGGTGGACACCCAGGGGACAATGCCGGGCAAGTCGAAGGGGAGTGCTCCCCAGAGCGCTGATGTGGGGAAGGCTGGCGAGGGCCCGCAGAAGGTGGAAGGGCAGCCAAGGAAACCTTCAGGCAAGAGGCAGGGAAAATCCGCTCACCGTGGCTTCAAGAAGTTCCACCAGAGGAGCCTGCTGGGGCACAGCCGGTGCCATGACTGCGGCAAGAGCCTGGGCTTCGGCTCGGGCTTCAACAAGCGCCCGCGGTTGCGCAGTGCCGAGAAGCCCTACAAGTGCAACGAGTGTGGCAAGTGCTTCCGGCTCAGCTCCACCCTCATCACCCACCAGCGCCGCCACGCCAGCGAGAAGCCCTACAAGTGCGCCGACTGCGGCAAGAGCTTCAGCGTGGGCTCAGCCTTCATCCAGCACCAGCGGGTCCACACTGGTGGCGTCAAGCCCTGCCAGTGCAACGTCTGCGGCAAAAGCTTCAGTGCCAGCACCAGCCTGGTCAAGCACCAgaagctgcacctggaggagaagcCTTACAAGTGCGACGAGTGCGGCAAGGGCTTCAACTGGAACTCACACCTGGAGCGCCACCGGCGCATCCACACCGGCGAGAAGCCCTACACCTGCCCcgagtgtgggaagagcttcagttGGAGCTCCCACTTGGACCGCCACCGTCGCACCCACCTGGGTGGGGAGAAGGCCTGCAAGTGCACTGATTGCGGTCGCTGCGACGGCTCCAACGGCACCAAGCCCCAGCGTGGAGCAGGAGGAGCTGCCGCTGCCGAAAAACCCTACCAGTGCCCTGAATGTGGCAAGGGCTTCAACAAGAGCGCCACGTTGGCCAAGCACCGGCGTTCCCATGCGGGTGACAAGCCCTACAAGTGCGAGCAGTGCGGCAAGAGCTTCGGGCTGAGCGCCTCTCTGCTGCAGCACCAGCGGAGCCATGCAGCCGGCAAGCCCTACCAGTGCGGTGACTGCGGCAAGAGCTTCGCCTGGAGCTCCCACCTGGACCGGCACCGGCGCATCCACATGGGCGAGAAGCCCTACCGCTGTGAGGACTGCGGCAAGAGCTTCTCACAGAGCTCCCACCTGGAACGGCACCAGCGGGTGCACCTGGGCTCGGAGCAGCCCTGCCAGTGCACTGACTGCGGGAAGAGCTTCCTGGCCAGCGCCAAGCGGCGCCGCGTGCTGAGCGGGGAGCGTCCCTGCAAGTGCACTGACTGCGGGAAGAGCTTCCTGTGGGGCTCCCGCGCCAGGCCTGCCCCCGTGGCGGAGAGGACCCACAAGTGCACggagtgcgggaagagcttcaccTACCGGGCAGAGAATGTCAAGCACCAGGGCACGCAGACGGGCGAGAAGCCCTACACCTGCCCCGAGTGCGGCAAGAGCTTTGGGCAGAACTCGGCCCTGGTGAAGCACCGGCGCATGCACACCGGCGAGAAGCCCTACAAgtgcggggactgcgggaagagcttcagcgTCCGCTCCAACCTCATCAAGCACCAGCGCACCCACCTGGGCGAGAAGCCCTACAAGTGCCCCGACTGCGGGAAGGGCTTCATCCAGAAGTCGGACCTGACCAAGCACCGGCGCATGCACACCGGGGAGAAGCCCTACAAGTGCAACGTCTGTGGGAAGTGCTTCAGCGTCAGCTCCAACCTCATAAAGCACCAGCGCATCCACCTGGGCGAGAAGCCCTACCAGTGCTCCGAGTGCGGCAAGAGCTTCATCCAGCGCTCAGAGCTCACCATCCACCAGCGCGTGCACACCGGCGAGAAGCCCTACAAGTGCCCCGAGTGCGGGAAGTGCTTCAGCCGCAGCTCCCACCTCAACCGGCACCAGCGCACCCACGGCGGCGACAAACCCTCACTGCTCTCCACCTCCAAGAACTCCGTCTCTGCCGCTGCCAGCAACCCCCtgcaggcctcctccgccttctcctctgcctccttctCGTCCCCACTGGgcacctcctccacccccctccccgccctgccctctttcccttcctctccctcgCCCATTTCCATCCCCGCCCTCTCCAACAACCCGCTGGATCTGCCCTGGGCCCTGTCCTTCCCATCCCGCGccttcccccacccttccttcCCCTCGCCTGCTCCATCTGGGGCCCCGGCCCCGTCACTAATAAACTAA